In the Solanum pennellii chromosome 5, SPENNV200 genome, one interval contains:
- the LOC107020540 gene encoding eukaryotic peptide chain release factor subunit 1-3-like, with protein sequence MADGQENDKNIEIWKMKKLIKALQSARGNGTSMISLIIPPGDQISRITKMLAEEYGTASNIKSRVNRQSVLGAITSAQQRLKLYNKVPPNGLLLYTGTIVTDDGKEKKVTFDLTPFKPINASLYLCDNKFHTEPLGELLESDEKFGFIVMDGNGTLFGTLSGNTREVLHKFTVDLPKKHGRGGQSALRFARLRMEKRHNYVRKTAELATQFFINPATSQPNVSGLILAGSADFKTELSQSDMFDPRLQAKILNVVDVSYGGENGFNQAIELSAEILANVKFIQEKRLIGKFFEEISQDTGKYVFGVDDTIKGLEMGAVETLIVWENLDINRYVLKNSVTNEIVIKHLNKEQEADNSNFKDSATSAELEVQDKMPLLEWFANEYKTFGCSLEFVTNRSQEGSQFCRGFGGIGGILRYQLDMRSFDEPSDEGEYFVDSD encoded by the coding sequence ATGGCAGATGGCCAAGAAAATGATAAGAATATTGAAatatggaaaatgaaaaaattaatcaaagcCCTACAATCTGCCAGAGGAAATGGCACCAGCATGATCTCTCTTATCATACCCCCTGGTGATCAGATATCTCGTATTACCAAGATGCTGGCAGAAGAATATGGTACTGCATCAAATATTAAGAGCAGAGTAAACCGTCAGTCTGTGCTTGGTGCAATAACGTCTGCTCAGCAGAGGCTTAAACTGTATAACAAAGTTCCTCCTAATGGTTTGCTGCTTTACACTGGAACTATAGTGACGGATGATGGAAAGGAAAAGAAGGTCACCTTTGATCTTACGCCTTTTAAACCCATAAATGCGTCTCTATACTTATGTGACAACAAATTTCATACTGAACCTCTTGGTGAATTGTTGGAATCTGATGAGAAGTTTGGTTTCATTGTCATGGATGGTAATGGGACCCTTTTTGGGACCTTGAGTGGCAACACCCGAGAAGTTCTTCATAAGTTCACTGTTGATCTCCCAAAGAAGCATGGAAGAGGAGGTCAATCAGCTCTTCGGTTTGCTCGTCTTCGAATGGAGAAACGTCATAATTATGTGAGAAAGACAGCAGAGCTTGCTACTCAATTCTTCATTAACCCAGCCACTAGCCAGCCAAATGTATCTGGACTAATACTTGCTGGATCAGCTGATTTCAAGACGGAGCTAAGCCAATCTGATATGTTTGATCCACGTCTACAAGCAAAGATACTTAATGTGGTTGATGTGTCCTATGGTGGAGAAAATGGCTTCAATCAGGCAATCGAGCTGTCTGCTGAGATATTGGCAAATGTGAAGTTTATACAAGAAAAGCGCTTGATAGGGAAATTCTTTGAGGAAATCAGTCAAGATACTGGCAAGTATGTATTCGGTGTGGATGACACAATAAAAGGTTTGGAGATGGGAGCTGTTGAAACTCTAATTGTGTGGGAAAATCTTGATATAAACCGTTACGTATTGAAAAACAGTGTGACTAATGAGATTGTCATTAAGCACCTAAACAAGGAGCAAGAGGCTGATAATAGTAACTTTAAGGATTCTGCCACATCAGCTGAATTGGAGGTTCAGGATAAAATGCCCCTGTTGGAGTGGTTTGCCAATGAATACAAAACTTTTGGTTGTTCACTTGAGTTTGTCACTAACAGGTCTCAAGAGGGGTCACAGTTCTGCAGAGGATTTGGTGGCATTGGAGGAATCCTTCGCTACCAGCTTGACATGCGTTCCTTTGATGAGCCATCTGATGAAGGAGAATACTTTGTGGATTCTGATTAA